The Phaenicophaeus curvirostris isolate KB17595 unplaced genomic scaffold, BPBGC_Pcur_1.0 scaffold_93, whole genome shotgun sequence genome has a segment encoding these proteins:
- the LOC138734537 gene encoding gap junction delta-2 protein-like isoform X2, giving the protein MGEWTILERLLEAAVQQHSTMIGRILLTVVVIFRILIVAIVGETVYEDEQTMFMCNTLQPGCNQACYDKAFPISHIRYWVFQIILVCTPSLCFITYSVHQSAKQRERRYSFLYPLLDAREAKRNKPINGVLAPGPDTGGKDEADCLEAKEPPGPPPRPPRSSKSKRQEGISRFYVIQVVFRNALEIGFLAGQYFLYGFNVPAIFECDRYPCVKEVECYVSRPTEKTVFLVFMFAVSGVCVLLNLAELNHLGWRKVKAAVRGVQARRKSLVEIRKKDLSPPVPAPPLGRTQSSESAYV; this is encoded by the coding sequence GATCCTGCTGACGGTCGTGGTCATCTTCCGCATCCTCATCGTGGCCATCGTGGGCGAGACGGTCTACGAGGACGAGCAGACCATGTTCATGTGCAACACGCTGCAGCCGGGTTGCAACCAAGCCTGCTACGACAAAGCCTTCCCCATCTCCCACATCCGCTACTGGGTCTTCCAGATCATCCTGGtctgcacccccagcctctGCTTCATCACCTACTCCGTCCACCAGTCGGCCAAGCAGCGCGAACGCCGCTACTCCTTCCTCTACCCGCTCCTGGACGCCCGCGAGGCCAAGAGGAACAAACCCATCAACGGGGTGCTGGCTCCCGGCCCGGACACGGGAGGCAAGGACGAAGCCGACTGTTTGGAAGCCAAGGAaccgccggggccgccgccgcgGCCTCCTCGCAGCTCCAAAAGCAAACGCCAAGAAGGGATCTCCCGCTTCTACGTCATCCAAGTCGTCTTCCGCAACGCCTTGGAGATCGGCTTCCTCGCCGGGCAGTATTTCCTTTACGGCTTCAACGTCCCGGCTATTTTTGAGTGCGACCGGTATCCTTGCGTCAAGGAAGTGGAATGTTACGTCTCGCGGCCGACGGAGAAGACGGTCTTCCTCGTTTTCATGTTCGCCGTCAGCGGCGTCTGCGTCCTCCTCAACCTGGCCGAGCTCAACCACCTGGGGTGGCGCAAAGTCAAAGCCGCCGTGCGCGGGGTCCAAGCGCGACGCAAATCCTTGGTGGAGATCCGCAAGAAAGACCTTTCCCCGCCGGTTCCGGCCCCGCCGCTCGGCCGGACGCAGTCCAGCGAATCCGCCTACGTCTGA
- the LOC138734537 gene encoding gap junction delta-2 protein-like isoform X3: protein MFMCNTLQPGCNQACYDKAFPISHIRYWVFQIILVCTPSLCFITYSVHQSAKQRERRYSFLYPLLDAREAKRNKPINGVLAPGPDTGGKDEADCLEAKEPPGPPPRPPRSSKSKRQEGISRFYVIQVVFRNALEIGFLAGQYFLYGFNVPAIFECDRYPCVKEVECYVSRPTEKTVFLVFMFAVSGVCVLLNLAELNHLGWRKVKAAVRGVQARRKSLVEIRKKDLSPPVPAPPLGRTQSSESAYV, encoded by the coding sequence ATGTTCATGTGCAACACGCTGCAGCCGGGTTGCAACCAAGCCTGCTACGACAAAGCCTTCCCCATCTCCCACATCCGCTACTGGGTCTTCCAGATCATCCTGGtctgcacccccagcctctGCTTCATCACCTACTCCGTCCACCAGTCGGCCAAGCAGCGCGAACGCCGCTACTCCTTCCTCTACCCGCTCCTGGACGCCCGCGAGGCCAAGAGGAACAAACCCATCAACGGGGTGCTGGCTCCCGGCCCGGACACGGGAGGCAAGGACGAAGCCGACTGTTTGGAAGCCAAGGAaccgccggggccgccgccgcgGCCTCCTCGCAGCTCCAAAAGCAAACGCCAAGAAGGGATCTCCCGCTTCTACGTCATCCAAGTCGTCTTCCGCAACGCCTTGGAGATCGGCTTCCTCGCCGGGCAGTATTTCCTTTACGGCTTCAACGTCCCGGCTATTTTTGAGTGCGACCGGTATCCTTGCGTCAAGGAAGTGGAATGTTACGTCTCGCGGCCGACGGAGAAGACGGTCTTCCTCGTTTTCATGTTCGCCGTCAGCGGCGTCTGCGTCCTCCTCAACCTGGCCGAGCTCAACCACCTGGGGTGGCGCAAAGTCAAAGCCGCCGTGCGCGGGGTCCAAGCGCGACGCAAATCCTTGGTGGAGATCCGCAAGAAAGACCTTTCCCCGCCGGTTCCGGCCCCGCCGCTCGGCCGGACGCAGTCCAGCGAATCCGCCTACGTCTGA